A single region of the Nocardioides ochotonae genome encodes:
- the glpX gene encoding class II fructose-bisphosphatase, translated as MTEPDTLSVDPQSPDRNLALELVRVTEAAAMAAGRWVGRGDKNGADGVAVNAMRVMISTIGMNGTVVIGEGEKDNAPMLYNGETVGDGTGPECDVAVDPIDGTTLTAKGMSNAVAVLAVAPRGSMYDPSAVFYMEKLVAGPEAADVVDIRLPAAENIRRVAKAKGSQPEDITVVLLDRPRHAELADEIRAAGARIKFISDGDVAGAIMAARPETGIDLLLGVGGTPEGIIAACAMKSMGGVIQARLWPQDDEERQRALDAGHNLDPDFVLGTDDLVTGDDCFFVATGITDGELLRGVRYRAGGASTQSLVMRSRSGTIRTITSEHRLEKLRAFSAIDFDH; from the coding sequence ATGACGGAGCCGGACACCCTGAGCGTCGACCCCCAGTCCCCTGACCGCAACCTCGCCCTGGAGCTGGTGCGGGTCACCGAGGCGGCCGCCATGGCCGCAGGCCGCTGGGTCGGCAGGGGTGACAAGAACGGCGCCGACGGCGTCGCGGTGAACGCGATGCGCGTGATGATCTCCACGATCGGCATGAACGGCACCGTCGTGATCGGCGAGGGCGAGAAGGACAACGCCCCGATGCTCTACAACGGCGAGACCGTCGGCGACGGCACCGGCCCCGAGTGCGACGTGGCGGTCGACCCGATCGACGGCACCACCCTGACCGCCAAGGGCATGAGCAACGCGGTCGCCGTGCTCGCCGTGGCCCCGCGCGGCTCGATGTACGACCCCTCCGCGGTGTTCTACATGGAGAAGCTGGTGGCCGGCCCCGAGGCCGCCGACGTCGTCGACATCCGCCTGCCCGCGGCCGAGAACATCCGCCGGGTGGCCAAGGCGAAGGGCTCGCAGCCCGAGGACATCACCGTCGTGCTGCTCGACCGCCCCCGCCACGCCGAGCTCGCCGACGAGATCCGCGCCGCCGGCGCCCGCATCAAGTTCATCAGCGACGGCGACGTGGCCGGCGCCATCATGGCCGCCCGCCCCGAGACCGGCATCGACCTGCTGCTCGGCGTCGGCGGCACCCCCGAGGGCATCATCGCCGCCTGCGCGATGAAGAGCATGGGCGGCGTCATCCAGGCCCGCCTGTGGCCCCAGGACGACGAGGAGCGCCAGCGCGCCCTCGACGCGGGCCACAACCTCGACCCGGACTTCGTGCTCGGCACCGACGACCTGGTCACCGGCGACGACTGCTTCTTCGTGGCCACCGGCATCACCGACGGCGAGCTGCTGCGCGGCGTGCGCTACCGCGCCGGCGGCGCGAGCACCCAGTCGCTGGTGATGCGCTCGCGCAGCGGCACGATCCGCACCATCACCTCCGAGCACCGCCTGGAGAAGCTACGCGCTTTCTCCGCGATCGACTTCGACCACTGA
- a CDS encoding esterase/lipase family protein has translation MTSSTLGAFLLPDGYARLAPRAVLRESSLLLEATRYAHSRVGDRRVRRATPYASRVTLREADPVLLVPGFLAGDLSLRPLGRALRAHGLRTYRSQIRANVGCTLDAAAELEARLESIAQRRGSRVQLVGHSLGGMLARGIAVRRPDLVSSIVTMGSPMLAPGAHHPSLSAAAEALVRLSRAGLSGLMAEECLAGACARRSFEESREPVPPGIGFTAIYSRRDGIVDWRACVDPLAEAVEVTASHIGMVLDPRVIAHVVAAVRPRDVPAGRTGLASVVEVDRGESA, from the coding sequence GTGACCAGTTCCACACTCGGCGCGTTCCTGCTGCCCGACGGCTATGCGCGCCTGGCGCCGCGCGCGGTGCTGCGCGAGAGCAGCCTGCTGCTCGAGGCCACCCGCTACGCCCACAGCCGGGTGGGGGACCGGCGGGTCCGCCGCGCCACGCCGTACGCCTCGCGGGTGACGCTGCGCGAGGCCGACCCGGTGCTGCTGGTGCCGGGCTTCCTCGCCGGGGACCTGTCACTGCGCCCGCTGGGGCGCGCGCTGCGCGCGCACGGGCTGCGCACCTACCGCTCCCAGATCCGGGCCAACGTCGGGTGCACGCTCGACGCCGCCGCCGAGCTCGAGGCGCGCCTGGAGTCGATCGCCCAGCGCCGGGGGAGCCGGGTGCAGCTCGTGGGCCACAGCCTGGGCGGGATGCTGGCGCGCGGGATCGCCGTACGACGCCCCGACCTGGTGTCCAGCATCGTCACGATGGGCAGTCCGATGCTGGCGCCGGGGGCCCACCACCCGTCGCTGAGTGCGGCCGCGGAGGCGCTCGTGCGCCTGAGCCGCGCCGGGTTGTCCGGCCTGATGGCCGAGGAGTGCCTGGCGGGGGCGTGCGCGCGGCGCAGCTTCGAGGAGAGCCGGGAGCCGGTGCCGCCCGGGATCGGCTTCACCGCGATCTACAGCAGGCGCGACGGGATCGTGGACTGGCGGGCCTGCGTGGACCCGCTGGCCGAGGCGGTCGAGGTGACCGCCTCGCACATCGGGATGGTGCTCGACCCGCGGGTCATTGCCCACGTGGTCGCGGCGGTCCGGCCGCGGGACGTGCCCGCCGGCCGGACCGGCCTCGCCTCAGTGGTCGAAGTCGATCGCGGAGAAAGCGCGTAG
- a CDS encoding alpha/beta fold hydrolase has translation MSSSTTPTERPVPESEELFAPVGRGIELCYQTFGDPDGDPLILVMGLGGPMGWWPAPLCRLLAERGFYVVRFDNRDIGRSTRVTGRVGRATIVRAFGGAPVRAPYTISDMAADAVGLLDHLGIERAHVVGVSMGGMIAQTMAIEFPQRVASLTSIMSTTGKRTVGWQHPSLLPRLMAKRGATKAQYIAISARMARLIGSPAYPETTATLRARAEETWDRGLNPAGVLRQMLAVLTQPNRGARLRGLRVPTTVIHGLADKMVHVSGGRATAAAIPGAELVLIDGMGHDMPHQLHRTLADAIRRTADRAQG, from the coding sequence ATGAGCAGCAGCACGACGCCGACCGAACGTCCCGTCCCCGAGTCCGAGGAGCTCTTCGCGCCCGTCGGGCGGGGTATCGAGCTGTGCTACCAGACCTTCGGCGACCCCGACGGCGACCCGCTGATCCTGGTGATGGGCCTCGGCGGGCCGATGGGTTGGTGGCCGGCGCCGCTGTGCCGACTGCTCGCCGAGCGCGGGTTCTACGTCGTGCGCTTCGACAACCGCGACATCGGCCGCTCGACGCGGGTGACCGGCCGTGTGGGCCGCGCGACGATCGTGCGGGCCTTCGGCGGCGCGCCCGTGCGGGCGCCGTACACGATCTCCGACATGGCGGCCGACGCCGTCGGCCTGCTCGACCACCTCGGGATCGAGCGCGCCCACGTGGTGGGGGTGTCGATGGGCGGGATGATCGCGCAGACCATGGCGATCGAGTTCCCCCAGCGGGTCGCCTCGTTGACCAGCATCATGTCGACGACCGGCAAGCGCACCGTCGGCTGGCAGCACCCCAGCCTGCTGCCCCGTCTGATGGCCAAGCGCGGCGCGACCAAGGCGCAGTACATCGCCATCAGCGCCCGGATGGCCCGGCTGATCGGCTCCCCGGCGTACCCCGAGACCACGGCGACGCTGCGCGCCCGCGCCGAGGAGACCTGGGACCGCGGCCTGAACCCGGCGGGGGTGCTGCGCCAGATGCTGGCCGTGCTCACCCAGCCCAACCGCGGAGCGCGGCTGCGCGGCCTGCGGGTCCCCACGACCGTGATCCACGGGCTCGCCGACAAGATGGTCCACGTCTCCGGCGGACGCGCCACCGCCGCGGCGATCCCCGGCGCCGAGCTGGTGCTGATCGACGGGATGGGCCACGACATGCCGCACCAACTGCACCGCACGCTCGCCGACGCGATCCGCCGCACCGCCGACCGCGCCCAGGGCTGA
- a CDS encoding extracellular solute-binding protein: MLATTLLAACSGDEGKPVLTWYLNPDGVETLSAIAERCSTDDYTIETELLPTGATDQRVQLARRLAAEDDTTDLMNLDPVFVPEFANAGWLAEMPEDTITEDTLAGIAETARWDDKIYAAPMWANTQLLWYRKSLAEETGLDMSKPVTWDQIIDAASEVPGATVGVQGNKYEAYVVWINAMIQGAGGEIVSNTDAGIDATVEIDSEAGRKAAAIIEKLASSPAAQSDLSVSNEGTSLPAMFAGPGEFMVNWTFVYKNYAPSAENGITEEQYKDLGWARYPRTVADMPSKPPVGGIDIGVGAYSKHPDFALEAARCVTDTEAQVQLAVEAGLMPATNSAYDSPELAEAYPEDLLALFRESVDQGGPRPKSAFYATISSALQSVWHSPESVSDSTPQESAEFLKNVLEGKALL; this comes from the coding sequence GTGCTGGCCACCACGTTGCTCGCCGCCTGCTCCGGCGACGAGGGCAAGCCCGTGCTCACCTGGTACCTCAACCCCGACGGCGTGGAGACGCTCAGCGCCATCGCCGAGCGCTGCAGCACCGACGACTACACCATCGAGACCGAGCTCCTCCCGACCGGCGCGACCGACCAGCGGGTGCAGCTGGCCCGTCGGCTCGCCGCCGAGGACGACACCACCGACCTGATGAACCTCGACCCGGTCTTCGTGCCGGAGTTCGCCAACGCCGGCTGGCTCGCGGAGATGCCTGAGGACACCATCACCGAGGACACCCTCGCGGGCATCGCCGAGACGGCCCGCTGGGACGACAAGATCTACGCCGCCCCGATGTGGGCCAACACCCAGCTGCTCTGGTATCGCAAGTCCCTCGCCGAGGAGACCGGCCTGGACATGAGCAAGCCGGTGACCTGGGACCAGATCATCGACGCCGCCTCCGAGGTGCCGGGCGCCACGGTCGGCGTGCAGGGCAACAAGTACGAGGCCTACGTCGTGTGGATCAACGCGATGATCCAGGGCGCCGGGGGCGAGATCGTCTCCAACACCGACGCCGGCATCGACGCGACGGTCGAGATCGACTCCGAGGCGGGACGCAAGGCTGCCGCGATCATCGAGAAGCTTGCGAGCTCGCCCGCCGCGCAGTCCGACCTGTCGGTCTCCAACGAGGGCACCAGCCTCCCCGCGATGTTCGCCGGGCCCGGCGAGTTCATGGTGAACTGGACGTTCGTCTACAAGAACTACGCCCCCAGCGCCGAGAACGGCATCACCGAGGAGCAGTACAAGGACCTCGGCTGGGCGCGCTACCCGCGCACCGTCGCGGACATGCCCTCGAAGCCGCCCGTCGGCGGCATCGACATCGGTGTCGGGGCCTACTCCAAGCACCCGGACTTCGCCCTCGAGGCCGCGCGCTGCGTGACCGACACCGAGGCCCAGGTGCAGCTCGCCGTCGAGGCCGGGCTGATGCCGGCGACCAACTCGGCGTACGACTCCCCTGAGCTCGCCGAGGCCTACCCCGAGGACCTGCTCGCGCTCTTCCGCGAGAGCGTCGACCAGGGCGGCCCGCGTCCCAAGAGCGCCTTCTACGCCACGATCTCGAGCGCCCTGCAGAGCGTGTGGCACTCCCCGGAGTCGGTGAGCGACTCGACCCCCCAGGAGTCCGCCGAGTTCCTCAAGAACGTCCTTGAAGGGAAGGCGCTGTTGTGA
- a CDS encoding carbohydrate ABC transporter permease, whose protein sequence is MTTTIATPATKAGDIPPEVSDRTRAENRLGMKLVAPALIVMLVVTAFPILRALWLSFYNYSLTAPEDRQFVGIDNYVTALTDSLFWRDIGMTVIYMLVTVAFELVIGFAFAMIMHRVIFARGVIRTSILIPYGIITVVSGFAWQFAFTYQNGFVNGWLPFVSADFNWFGDTVPAVIAIMVSEIWKTTPFMSLLLLAGLAQVSEDMIEAAKVDGATWWQRLFKVILPNMRAAIMVAVLFRALDAYRIFDNIFVMTAGAQGTESISFLTYRQSIEQFQLGMGSALAVLLFLSVLLVAFVIVKLFRVDLAQARGES, encoded by the coding sequence GTGACCACCACCATCGCCACCCCGGCCACCAAGGCCGGCGACATCCCACCGGAGGTGAGCGACCGCACCCGCGCCGAGAACCGGCTGGGCATGAAGCTCGTCGCCCCGGCCCTGATCGTGATGCTCGTGGTCACGGCGTTCCCGATCCTGCGGGCGCTGTGGCTCTCCTTCTACAACTACTCCCTCACCGCCCCCGAGGACCGCCAGTTCGTCGGGATCGACAACTACGTCACCGCGCTGACCGACAGCCTGTTCTGGCGCGACATCGGCATGACGGTGATCTACATGCTGGTCACCGTGGCCTTCGAGCTGGTCATCGGCTTCGCGTTCGCGATGATCATGCACCGGGTGATCTTCGCCCGCGGCGTCATCCGGACCTCGATCCTGATCCCCTACGGCATCATCACCGTCGTCTCCGGCTTCGCCTGGCAGTTCGCCTTCACCTACCAGAACGGCTTCGTCAACGGCTGGTTGCCGTTCGTGAGCGCCGACTTCAACTGGTTCGGCGACACCGTGCCAGCGGTGATCGCGATCATGGTCTCCGAGATCTGGAAGACCACGCCGTTCATGTCGCTGCTGCTGCTCGCCGGCCTGGCCCAGGTCTCCGAGGACATGATCGAGGCCGCGAAGGTCGACGGCGCCACCTGGTGGCAGCGGCTGTTCAAGGTGATCCTGCCGAACATGCGGGCCGCGATCATGGTCGCGGTGCTGTTCCGCGCCCTCGACGCCTACCGCATCTTCGACAACATCTTCGTGATGACGGCGGGAGCGCAGGGCACCGAGTCGATCTCGTTCCTCACCTACCGCCAGAGCATCGAGCAGTTCCAGCTCGGCATGGGCTCCGCGCTCGCCGTGCTGCTGTTCCTCTCCGTGCTCCTGGTCGCCTTCGTGATCGTCAAACTGTTCCGCGTCGACCTGGCCCAGGCCCGAGGGGAGTCCTGA
- a CDS encoding carbohydrate ABC transporter permease, translated as MRKLALPLGVALVMVWCLLPIAWIVSLSFKSQDAVSNGTDPGFLPLDSFTGWDNYTAVWDDDQFRRSILNSIGISLIATILSVALATLAAYAIARLEFKGKRFVLSTALAIAMFPVVSLVSPLFDLWRIFGLYDTWPGLIIPYMSFTLPLAIWTLSAFFREIPWELEQAAQVDGATAWQAFRKVIVPLAAPGVFTAAILTFFFAWNDFVFGITLTSTEAARPIPAALSFFVGPDPFQRPAGLLAAAAVIATIPIVIIVLLFQRKIVAGLTSGAVKG; from the coding sequence ATGCGCAAGCTCGCTCTGCCACTCGGCGTCGCGCTGGTGATGGTGTGGTGCCTGCTGCCCATCGCCTGGATCGTGTCGCTGTCCTTCAAGAGCCAGGACGCGGTCTCCAACGGCACCGACCCCGGCTTCCTGCCGCTCGACTCCTTCACCGGCTGGGACAACTACACGGCCGTCTGGGACGACGACCAGTTCCGCCGCTCGATCCTCAACTCGATCGGCATCAGCCTGATCGCAACGATCCTCTCGGTCGCGCTCGCCACCCTCGCGGCGTACGCCATCGCCCGCCTGGAGTTCAAGGGCAAGCGGTTCGTGCTCTCCACCGCGCTGGCGATCGCGATGTTCCCGGTGGTCTCGCTGGTCAGCCCGCTCTTCGACCTCTGGCGGATCTTCGGGCTCTACGACACCTGGCCGGGGCTGATCATCCCCTACATGTCGTTCACGCTGCCGCTGGCGATCTGGACGCTCTCGGCGTTCTTCCGCGAGATCCCGTGGGAGTTGGAGCAGGCCGCCCAGGTGGACGGCGCCACGGCGTGGCAGGCGTTCCGCAAGGTCATCGTCCCGCTCGCCGCACCCGGCGTGTTCACCGCGGCGATCCTGACCTTCTTCTTCGCCTGGAACGACTTCGTCTTCGGCATCACGCTGACCTCGACCGAGGCGGCGAGACCGATCCCGGCGGCGTTGTCGTTCTTCGTCGGGCCCGACCCGTTCCAGCGGCCGGCCGGCCTGCTGGCCGCGGCCGCCGTCATCGCGACCATCCCGATCGTGATCATCGTCCTGTTGTTCCAGCGCAAGATCGTGGCCGGCCTCACCTCCGGCGCAGTGAAGGGGTAA
- a CDS encoding ABC transporter ATP-binding protein has translation MAAISMKNIVKKYGDGFPAVNDVSIDVADGEFVILVGPSGCGKSTLLRMIVGLEDITSGDMYIGDKRVNDLAPRDRNLAMVFQNYALYPHLTVYENIAFPLRLAGAKDEEIDEKVRTASATLELDEHLDRKPGNLSGGQRQRVAMGRAIVRDADAFLFDEPLSNLDAKLRGQMRTEIARLQQRLGITTVYVTHDQTEAMTLGDRVAVLKRGVLQQLATPRELYTQPNNLFVAGFIGSPPMNFLPATVEGDEVALPFGKVRIPKAKAERAQGRGLLIAGIRPEHFDDASVVGKSGDGSTFRAKVDVVEWLGNESYAYIPFEAPPEVQAQLDQLERDLDGESMRTQLVVSLDGASRVREGDEAELWVETEHMHLFDPETGENLTLEREVGDNEQATLEHTASDN, from the coding sequence ATGGCCGCCATCTCCATGAAGAACATCGTCAAGAAGTACGGCGACGGGTTCCCTGCCGTGAACGACGTCTCGATCGACGTGGCGGACGGCGAGTTCGTCATCCTCGTCGGGCCGTCCGGCTGCGGGAAGTCGACGCTGCTGCGGATGATCGTCGGGCTCGAGGACATCACCTCCGGCGACATGTACATCGGCGACAAGCGGGTCAACGACCTCGCCCCGCGCGATCGCAACCTCGCGATGGTCTTCCAGAACTACGCGCTCTACCCACACCTGACCGTCTACGAGAACATCGCGTTCCCGCTGCGCCTCGCCGGCGCCAAGGACGAGGAGATCGATGAGAAGGTCCGCACCGCCTCCGCGACCCTGGAGCTCGACGAGCACCTCGACCGCAAGCCCGGCAACCTGTCGGGTGGTCAGCGCCAGCGGGTCGCGATGGGACGCGCGATCGTCCGCGATGCCGACGCGTTCCTCTTCGACGAGCCGCTGTCCAACCTCGACGCCAAGCTGCGCGGGCAGATGCGCACCGAGATCGCGCGCCTCCAGCAGCGTCTCGGCATCACCACCGTCTACGTCACCCACGACCAGACCGAGGCGATGACGCTGGGCGACCGGGTGGCCGTGCTCAAGCGCGGCGTGCTCCAGCAGCTGGCCACGCCCCGCGAGCTCTACACCCAGCCCAACAACCTCTTCGTCGCCGGCTTCATCGGGTCCCCGCCGATGAACTTCCTGCCCGCGACGGTCGAGGGCGACGAGGTCGCCCTCCCCTTCGGCAAGGTCCGCATCCCGAAGGCCAAGGCCGAGCGGGCGCAGGGCCGCGGCCTGCTGATCGCCGGCATCCGCCCCGAGCACTTCGACGACGCGAGCGTCGTGGGCAAGTCCGGCGACGGCTCGACGTTCCGCGCGAAGGTCGACGTGGTGGAGTGGCTGGGCAACGAGTCCTACGCCTACATCCCGTTCGAGGCTCCTCCGGAGGTGCAGGCCCAGCTCGACCAGCTCGAGCGGGACCTCGACGGGGAGTCGATGCGCACCCAGCTCGTGGTCTCCCTCGACGGCGCCTCGCGGGTCCGCGAGGGCGACGAGGCCGAGCTGTGGGTCGAGACCGAGCACATGCACCTGTTCGACCCGGAGACCGGCGAGAACCTCACCCTCGAGCGCGAGGTCGGGGACAACGAGCAGGCGACGCTGGAGCACACCGCCAGCGACAACTGA
- a CDS encoding DUF1707 SHOCT-like domain-containing protein, with protein MDGDPQQPRPPQLRISDADRHRLAEFLREAAGEGRLEVDELEERLEATYAAKVYADLVPLVVDLPGAASVVPTSAAPAPVEPHAPASSSYVALPQPANSTAVLSSQTRKGAWVVGASHTAFSLMGSVDLDLREAVFTVREVVINANTVMGAVDIIVNAHTQVIVEGTGLMGAFEQSRDKVAADFGPYSPIVRVRGFALMGAVTVTRKPMPGQKRGFLGRASS; from the coding sequence ATGGACGGAGACCCCCAGCAGCCGCGCCCGCCCCAGCTGCGGATATCGGATGCGGACCGGCACCGCCTGGCCGAGTTCCTCCGCGAGGCCGCGGGGGAGGGGCGCCTGGAGGTCGACGAGCTGGAGGAGCGGCTCGAGGCCACCTACGCCGCGAAGGTGTACGCCGACCTGGTGCCGCTCGTCGTGGACCTGCCGGGTGCCGCGAGCGTCGTGCCGACCTCCGCCGCGCCCGCGCCGGTCGAACCCCACGCCCCCGCCTCCTCGTCGTACGTCGCGCTGCCGCAGCCTGCGAACAGCACGGCGGTGCTGAGCTCGCAGACGCGCAAGGGCGCGTGGGTGGTCGGGGCGAGCCACACGGCGTTCTCGCTGATGGGCTCGGTCGACCTCGACCTGCGCGAGGCGGTGTTCACCGTCCGTGAGGTCGTCATCAACGCCAACACCGTCATGGGCGCGGTCGACATCATCGTGAACGCCCACACCCAGGTGATCGTCGAGGGAACCGGTCTGATGGGCGCCTTCGAGCAGAGCCGGGACAAGGTGGCCGCCGACTTCGGGCCGTACTCGCCGATCGTGCGGGTGCGCGGCTTCGCACTGATGGGCGCGGTGACGGTCACCCGCAAGCCGATGCCCGGCCAGAAACGCGGGTTCCTGGGCCGGGCATCGTCCTGA
- a CDS encoding ABC transporter ATP-binding protein, which translates to MTQLTSRAPQRSQDGLAVELSGLQRHYGEVRALDGLDLRIEPGELVALLGPSGCGKTTALRILAGLEAQDAGTVLVGGRDISRVPASKRDMGMVFQAYSLFPHLTVAQNVDFGLKLRGRSRRDRRARAGEMLELVGLSEHHDRYAHQLSGGQQQRVALARALAIEPAVLLLDEPLSALDAKVRVQLREEIRRVQLDVGTTTLFVTHDQEEALAIADRVGVMNAGRLEQIAAPPQLYDAPATAFVGQFVGLSNRLPAQVQDGTARVLGAAMPVLPGSTTGAGEALVRPESVHVEAAGEGTDGDAHVVAISFLGALSRVTVTTPDGTTLVAQLASSLAEGLVPGQRVSLRLAPTPVLVVSA; encoded by the coding sequence ATGACCCAACTGACCAGCCGTGCGCCGCAGCGCAGCCAGGACGGGCTCGCCGTCGAGCTGTCCGGGCTCCAGCGTCACTACGGCGAGGTGCGGGCCCTCGACGGCCTGGACCTTCGCATCGAACCCGGCGAGCTGGTCGCGCTGCTGGGGCCGTCGGGGTGCGGCAAGACCACCGCACTGCGGATCCTCGCGGGCCTCGAGGCCCAGGACGCCGGCACGGTGCTCGTCGGGGGTCGCGACATCTCACGGGTGCCGGCCAGCAAGCGCGACATGGGGATGGTCTTCCAGGCCTACAGCCTCTTCCCCCACCTCACCGTCGCGCAGAACGTCGACTTCGGGCTCAAGCTGCGCGGTCGCTCGCGTCGTGACCGTCGCGCCCGCGCCGGCGAGATGCTGGAGCTGGTGGGGCTCAGCGAGCACCACGACCGCTACGCCCACCAGCTCTCGGGCGGGCAGCAGCAGCGCGTCGCGCTGGCCCGGGCGCTCGCCATCGAGCCTGCGGTCCTGCTGCTCGACGAGCCGCTGTCGGCGCTGGACGCCAAGGTGCGGGTGCAGCTGCGCGAGGAGATCCGCCGGGTGCAGCTCGACGTCGGCACGACCACGCTCTTCGTGACCCACGACCAGGAGGAGGCGCTGGCGATCGCCGACCGGGTCGGGGTGATGAACGCCGGCCGGCTGGAGCAGATCGCCGCACCGCCGCAGCTCTACGACGCCCCGGCGACGGCGTTCGTCGGCCAGTTCGTGGGCCTGTCGAACCGGCTGCCGGCCCAGGTGCAGGACGGCACGGCGCGGGTGCTCGGCGCCGCAATGCCGGTGCTCCCGGGATCGACCACCGGCGCCGGTGAGGCACTGGTCCGCCCCGAGTCGGTGCACGTCGAGGCAGCCGGGGAAGGCACCGACGGCGACGCGCACGTCGTGGCGATCTCGTTCCTCGGCGCCCTGTCCCGGGTCACGGTCACGACGCCCGACGGCACCACCCTCGTCGCCCAGCTTGCCAGCAGCCTGGCCGAGGGGCTGGTGCCCGGCCAGCGAGTGTCGCTCCGCCTGGCTCCGACGCCCGTCCTCGTGGTCAGCGCCTGA
- a CDS encoding ABC transporter permease, which yields MSAALPGAGAGRWVWSATRVVLLLAFGVFFALPMLALLDFSTKVPGTEERTGEAWSQLLRDPAMTEAITTSLLLAGLTVVGMLVLLVPTMVWVRLRVPRASRLVEFLCLLPLTIPALVIVVGIKNVYAWVNYLIGDSALTLTFLYVVLVLPYAYRALDSALSSIDTTTLAEAARSLGASWFTVIVRVVLPNIWPGVVNAAFISVALVLGEFTVASLLNYDTLPVVIVLLGKSDAPLSMAAALGSILFAALLLLVMSVLDRRRSTRR from the coding sequence ATGAGCGCCGCGCTGCCGGGCGCCGGCGCGGGGCGCTGGGTGTGGTCCGCGACGCGGGTCGTGCTGCTGCTCGCCTTCGGTGTCTTCTTCGCCCTGCCGATGCTGGCCCTGCTGGACTTCAGCACGAAGGTCCCGGGCACCGAGGAGCGCACCGGGGAGGCCTGGTCGCAGCTGCTGCGCGACCCCGCGATGACCGAGGCGATCACCACCTCGCTGCTGCTCGCCGGGCTGACGGTCGTCGGCATGCTGGTGCTGCTCGTGCCGACCATGGTGTGGGTGCGTCTGCGGGTGCCACGCGCCTCTCGGCTGGTGGAGTTCCTCTGCCTGCTGCCGCTGACCATCCCCGCCCTGGTGATCGTCGTGGGCATCAAGAACGTCTACGCCTGGGTGAACTACCTGATCGGCGACTCCGCGCTCACCTTGACCTTCCTCTACGTCGTACTGGTGCTGCCCTACGCCTACCGGGCGCTGGACTCGGCGCTGTCCTCCATCGACACCACGACCCTGGCCGAGGCGGCGCGCTCGCTCGGCGCGAGCTGGTTCACGGTGATCGTGCGGGTGGTGCTGCCGAACATCTGGCCGGGCGTGGTCAACGCGGCGTTCATCTCGGTCGCCCTGGTGCTCGGTGAGTTCACCGTCGCCTCACTGCTGAACTACGACACCCTGCCGGTCGTCATCGTGCTCCTCGGCAAGAGCGACGCACCCCTGTCGATGGCGGCGGCGCTCGGCTCCATCCTTTTCGCAGCGCTCCTGCTGCTCGTCATGTCGGTGCTCGACCGCCGACGCTCCACCCGGAGGTGA
- a CDS encoding ABC transporter permease, with protein MSALAPTAAPGTAEPSPRPGPRLRVGPAIGLLPFLAFIGVFLLVPTVTVAVGAFQDESGAFSTEKVAALFEETAMRALRQSLLLSTFSAALGAVLGAVLAYLILAAPPTSLVRRVATAVCGVLAQFGGVTLAFAWIATLGFGGLLTDLLADLFGLDATGSGWLYELPGLVLVYTYFQIPLMVIVFLPALEGLRPQWREAAVGLGANTWQYWTKVAVPLLRPAFLGSALLLFANAFAAYATAAALVSQGAPITPLLIRAALSSEVILGQANFAYALALQMVVVVAIVMGLYAWLLRRTSRWLG; from the coding sequence GTGAGCGCTCTCGCGCCCACGGCGGCACCCGGGACGGCGGAGCCGTCGCCCCGGCCGGGCCCGCGCCTGCGCGTGGGTCCGGCCATCGGGCTGCTGCCGTTCCTGGCCTTCATCGGCGTCTTCCTGCTGGTGCCCACCGTGACCGTCGCGGTGGGCGCCTTCCAGGACGAGTCCGGCGCCTTCTCGACCGAGAAGGTCGCCGCGCTGTTCGAGGAGACCGCGATGCGCGCGCTGCGTCAGAGCCTCCTGCTCTCGACGTTCTCGGCCGCGCTGGGCGCGGTGCTCGGCGCAGTGCTGGCCTACCTCATCCTGGCTGCGCCGCCGACCAGCCTGGTACGCCGCGTCGCGACCGCCGTCTGCGGCGTCCTCGCCCAGTTCGGCGGGGTCACGCTCGCCTTCGCGTGGATCGCCACGCTGGGCTTCGGCGGCTTGCTGACCGACCTGCTCGCCGACCTCTTCGGCCTCGACGCCACCGGCTCCGGCTGGCTCTACGAGCTGCCCGGACTGGTGCTGGTCTACACCTACTTCCAGATCCCGCTGATGGTGATCGTCTTCCTCCCCGCGCTCGAGGGGCTGCGCCCGCAGTGGCGCGAGGCAGCGGTCGGACTGGGGGCGAACACCTGGCAGTACTGGACCAAGGTCGCCGTGCCGTTGCTGCGGCCGGCGTTCCTCGGCTCCGCCCTGCTGCTGTTCGCCAACGCGTTCGCCGCCTACGCCACGGCCGCCGCGCTGGTCAGCCAGGGCGCCCCGATCACTCCGCTGCTGATCCGCGCGGCGTTGAGCAGCGAGGTCATCCTCGGACAGGCCAACTTCGCCTACGCGTTGGCGCTGCAGATGGTCGTCGTCGTGGCGATCGTGATGGGGCTCTACGCCTGGCTGCTGCGCCGTACCTCGCGGTGGCTGGGATGA